Proteins co-encoded in one Malus sylvestris chromosome 9, drMalSylv7.2, whole genome shotgun sequence genomic window:
- the LOC126582201 gene encoding uncharacterized protein LOC126582201 isoform X1 yields MPGNEIEGRIHNFYEQDNYSRQSQVADNNWPVDIYNQWHGKQRETSNVQQLDFGRGRGGESLSFDKTYKQLAQKPELSHIQTRNQHLETNGFMLGWQDLQESQFFDDSSVLVPLALTSRGLSILQSEQENASCDSPTLTTNSERSEITEASSEFNFVGRQPQLVRGQQQGIPQIHSMQQSGYNDMQMLQQHLMFKKLQELQRQQQLQQFGDARQHNAVNQLSAINKQTSGVQFSPLINGTPVNDTPQMFMNWVQRGGSLGGQNVSNRVIFSQEQGQTLSSMGLAPQQFDASLYGTPVASGRGTMNQYSHLPVMSHDSENLLAKANDQMQKPAMQPSAFNNSFVGAHCTTASPDQVCSPQGAFVSQQGFQGKNVFGQVITQGSNCGSTLGNLQQGDTLQTNTSPQELSGKQDQAGWPGIFQQKTMQHGPSQGLVPLDPMEEKILFDMDDSTWDSSMGKQSDIGAGGFGNAFESSFPSLQSGSWSALMQSAVAEASSSDTGQQEEWSGLTFQNTELSTGNQPSNIVDNENQGSWADNNLQSVSSLSSKPFPMLNDSSVSSSFPGFPQPGIQFTPEHREGFHQDESHESIQKSPKSSSEWLDRNSQQVQPHMRLDNTWTSQSSKPEGDINEGMYNRNSENHMWNRDGDSRVTSFSRSTGQLEQVHFGSENILRNRENSNIFNFHSLQNSHMTNVHQETSHQVQDNNKLDYGKHFISSNKEDNEGIGEKHHQMSNSSHVMQNSYGREGGTYEQQQNCYQRDNSYGRKSEDSSGMRLTAQTSQNILHLLSRVDQLKENSSIAQFGHPGFNPLSEGMIHPASNPNQMQMDSNLRGKNQTWSTLSPSQPLPQSHESSPRSRWDDKFGIGGQSSSPTSYKHGNSIAESTSSPTFSRNQLQTQHLFNVPGPSNQTTLPGSSAKHAPSNLALSQDTSQQIFVNSGGQQFPVLEAVPVSQPPFMSGMPARGGVSVKPQSLWTNNQSQQHLSGMETTSLASKELNGLNTQDSGYRSSEFGHSHTSLQGFNSAQEKQEEERMFDASQTGVRNVSDPSDFASGTLLNHSHLQDLGGIHHSDSNGLAPSARNLGFLGHALKHSHGFRHDHSRLHQVQGTKNEEADPSRRDLDVQQVTAMAGQQSIYGHNKDGELNSPSAHKLSPLGNSNATNFLTDAREGLSVKTSSESAFQAQGMVAFGESDSQSPSIGNDVLPNYAETSQPNLSMASNWFKQYGTFRNGQMQPTYDARLARSSAGQTSLVKPSQSLNIHSSVEQIDASEANRVWPSTATNLVTSEPFVAPYVLPSEVIDETMAIVRPKKRKIETSELLPWHKVTEGSKRVQDVSLAEQEWALSCNRLTEKVGHEFEMIEDGRPILRSKRRLIFTTQFLQQLLGPAPASILSADAALYYDSVTYFVAKLSLGDACTLTCSSSTDAPLNDSNTIGEKPKVSENTEMQYLSKAVEDFTNRSKKLENDLLRLDKVSILDLRLECQELERFSVINRFARFHIPQTATSGTTSSSGTVPTAPKPFPQRYVTGQPLPRHLPEGVHCLSL; encoded by the exons ATGCCTGGTAACGAAATTGAAGGCAGGATCCACAATTTTTATGAACAAGACAACTATTCCCGTCAATCTCAAGTTGCAGACAATAATTGGCCTGTTGATATTTATAATCAATGGCATGGAAAACAAAGAGAGACAAGTAATGTGCAACAACTAG ATTTTGGGAGAGGACGGGGCGGTGAGTCTTTGAGTTTTGATAAAACATATAAACAGTTGGCTCAGAAACCGGAATTGTCCCATATTCAAACTAGAAACCAACATCTGGAGACGAATGGGTTTATGCTTGGATGGCAGGATTTGCAGGAAAGCCAGTTTTTCGATGATAGCTCAGTTTTGGTTCCACTTGCTTTAACTTCGAGAGGCTTATCTATCCTTCAATCAGAGCAAGAAAATGCATCGTGCGATAGTCCCACTTTGACAACCAATTCAGAAAGGTCTGAAATTACTGAAGCTTCCAGTGAGTTTAACTTTGTTGGAAGGCAGCCACAACTTGTGAGGGGACAACAACAAGGCATTCCACAGATTCACTCGATGCAGCAGTCTGGGTACAATGACATGCAGATGTTGCAGCAGCACCTGATGTTTAAGAAACTGCAAGAACTTCAGAGGCAGCAGCAACTACAACAGTTCGGTGATGCAAGGCAACATAATGCAGTAAATCAGCTCTCTGCAATTAATAAGCAGACTTCAGGGGTTCAGTTTTCACCTCTAATCAATGGAACACCCGTTAATGATACGCCACAAATGTTTATGAACTGGGTGCAGAGGGGTGGATCTCTGGGAGGACAAAATGTTTCTAATAGAGTTATTTTTTCTCAAGAGCAAGGTCAAACTTTGAGCTCAATGGGTCTTGCTCCTCAGCAGTTTGATGCATCTTTATATGGTACTCCTGTTGCTAGTGGAAGAGGGACTATGAATCAGTATTCCCATCTTCCGGTGATGTCTCATGATTCTGAAAATTTGTTGGCCAAGGCTAATGATCAAATGCAGAAGCCTGCTATGCAGCCATCAGCCTTCAATAACTCATTTGTAGGTGCTCATTGTACGACTGCTTCTCCGGACCAGGTTTGCTCACCTCAAGGGGCGTTTGTATCCCAACAAGGCTTTCAGGGAAAAAATGTATTTGGACAAGTTATTACTCAAGGTTCAAATTGTGGATCCACATTGGGTAACCTCCAACAAGGGGATACCTTGCAAACAAATACATCACCACAGGAGCTCAGTGGAAAGCAAGATCAAGCTGGCTGGCCGGGAATCTTCCAGCAAAAAACAATGCAGCATGGCCCTTCCCAGGGTTTGGTTCCCCTTGATCCAATGGAAGAGAAGATTTTGTTTGACATGGATGATAGTACTTGGGATTCGTCTATGGGAAAGCAGAGTGATATTGGGGCTGGAGGCTTTGGAAATGCATTCGAAAGTTCATTTCCTTCTCTCCAAAGTGGAAGCTGGAGCGCGCTTATGCAGTCTGCTGTAGCAGAAGCTTCTAGTAGTGATACCGGCCAACAGGAGGAGTGGAGTGGATTGACTTTTCAGAATACCGAGCTGTCAACTGGTAATCAGCCTTCAAACATCGTGGACAATGAGAACCAAGGAAGTTGGGCTGATAACAATCTGCAGAGTGTCTCTTCCTTAAGTTCAAAACCTTTTCCCATGCTTAATGACTCAAGTGTTAGTTCTAGCTTCCCTGGCTTTCCACAGCCAGGCATccaattcacacctgagcatcGAGAAGGGTTTCACCAGGATGAATCTCATGAATCCATTCAGAAGTCTCCCAAAAGTTCTAGCGAGTGGTTGGATCGTAACTCTCAACAGGTTCAGCCACATATGCGTTTGGACAACACATGGACCAGTCAAAGCAGTAAACCAGAAG GTGATATTAACGAAGGCATGTACAATAGGAACTCTGAGAACCATATGTGGAATAGGGATGGTGATTCCAGGGTAACTTCATTTTCCAGATCAACTGGACAATTGGAGCAAGTACATTTTGGTTCAGAGAATATTCTTAGGAACAGAGAAAATTCCAATATTTTTAACTTTCATTCCCTGCAAAATTCACACATGACTAATGTCCATCAGGAAACCAGTCACCAAGTCCAAGATAATAATAAGCTTGATTACGGGAAACATTTTATATCTAGCAACAAGGAGGATAATGAGGGCATTGGAGAAAAACATCATCAAATGAGTAACAGCTCTCATGTTATGCAAAACTCTTATGGGAGGGAAGGTGGAACATATGAGCAGCAGCAAAATTGCTACCAGAGGGACAACTCGTATGGCCGGAAATCAGAGGATTCTAGCGGCATGCGTTTGACTGCACAAACAAG TCAAAATATACTTCATCTTCTTAGCAGGGTTGATCAGTTGAAGGAGAATAGTTCTATCGCACAGTTTGGCCATCCTGGATTTAACCCACTATCTGAG GGTATGATCCATCCAGCTAGTAATCCAAATCAAATGCAAATGGATTCTAATTTAAGAGGGAAAAATCAGACCTGGTCCACTCTGTCCCCTTCTCAACCTTTGCCCCAATCACATGAATCATCACCGAGATCCCGTTGGGATGATAAATTTGGTATCGGGGGACAATCGAGCAGCCCTACGTCTTATAAGCATGGAAACTCTATTGCAGAAAGCACATCCAGTCCTACATTTTCAAGGAATCAGCTTCAAACACAACATCTGTTTAATGTACCTGGTCCATCTAATCAAACAACATTACCTGGTTCTTCTGCAAAGCATGCACCTTCCAACCTTGCTCTATCTCAAGATACTTCTCAGCAAATTTTTGTCAACTCTGGTGGTCAACAATTCCCTGTTCTTGAAGCTGTTCCAGTTTCTCAGCCTCCTTTTATGTCAGGCATGCCTGCACGGGGTGGAGTATCAGTGAAGCCGCAGAGTTTGTGGACAAATAACCAAAGCCAGCAACATCTTTCTGGCATGGAAACTACTTCGTTGGCTTCAAAGGAGCTAAATGGTCTAAATACCCAGGACAGTGGATATAGGTCATCTGAATTTGGCCATTCCCATACGAGTTTACAAGGATTCAATTCTGCACAAGAGAAACAGGAGGAAGAGAGGATGTTTGATGCTTCACAGACAGGGGTAAGGAATGTCTCCGATCCTAGTGATTTTGCCTCTGGTACATTGTTGAATCATTCGCACCTGCAGGATCTTGGTGGAATACATCATAGTGACAGCAATGGCCTGGCTCCCTCTGCAAGAAATCTTGGATTTCTTGGCCATGCTTTAAAACATTCACATGGATTTCGTCATGACCACTCCCGGCTGCACCAAGTGCAGGGTACGAAGAATGAAGAGGCTGATCCAAGTAGGAGGGATCTGGATGTACAACAGGTAACTGCTATGGCAGGACAGCAGTCAATTTATGGTCATAACAAGGATGGTGAACTGAATTCTCCATCAGCTCACAAGTTATCGCCACTTGGAAATTCCAACGCAACAAATTTCCTGACGGATGCAAGAGAAGGTCTAAGTGTAAAAACTTCTTCAGAATCTGCCTTCCAAGCCCAAGGCATGGTTGCATTTGGTGAAAGTGATTCTCAGAGTCCATCTATTGGCAATGATGTGTTACCTAATTATGCTGAAACTTCTCAGCCCAATCTAAGCATGGCATCGAACTGGTTTAAACAGTATGGGACCTTCAGAAATGGGCAGATGCAACCAACGTATGATGCAAGGCTTGCTAGGTCTTCTGCAGGGCAGACCTCGCTTGTGAAGCCTTCGCAAAGCCTAAACATACATTCTTCTGTGGAACAGATAGATGCTTCTGAGGCTAACAGAGTATGGCCAAGTACAGCTACCAATTTGGTAACAAGCGAACCCTTTGTAGCCCCTTATGTGTTACCTTCAGAAGTCATTGATGAAACTATGGCGATCGTGAGACCAAAGAAACGCAAAATTGAAACATCAGAGCTTCTACCATGGCACAAAGTGACAGAAGGTTCCAAAAGGGTTCAAGATGTCAG TCTGGCAGAGCAAGAATGGGCCTTGTCATGCAATCGGCTGACTGAGAAA GTTGGACATGAGTTTGAAATGATTGAAGATGGACGTCCAATCCTTCGATCTAAGAGAAGGCTTATCTTCACAACACAGTTTCTGCAGCAATTGCTCGGCCCTGCACCAGCATCCATTCTCTCAGCAGACGCTGCTTTGTACTATGATAGTGTGACATATTTTGTTGCTAAATTATCATTAGGGGATGCGTGCACCCTGACCTGCAGCAGCAGTACTGATGCGCCACTGAACGACAGTAATAC GATTGGGGAAAAGCCTAAAGTTTCTGAAAATACTGAAATGCAGTATTTATCAAAAGCTGTGGAAGATTTCACTAATAGATCGAAGAAGCTGGAAAATGACCTACTGAG GTTAGACAAGGTTTCAATTTTAGACTTAAGACTAGAATGCCAGGAGTTGGAAAGATTTTCGGTCATCAACCGGTTTGCCAGGTTCCATATCCCCCAAACAGCTACGTCTGGGACCACTTCTTCATCCGGTACAGTTCCAACTGCACCAAAACCATTCCCCCAACGATATGTCACTGGACAGCCGCTGCCAAGACATCTACCAGAGGGTGTTCATTGTCTGTCACTATGA
- the LOC126582201 gene encoding uncharacterized protein LOC126582201 isoform X4, with translation MPGNEIEGRIHNFYEQDNYSRQSQVADNNWPVDIYNQWHGKQRETSNVQQLDFGRGRGGESLSFDKTYKQLAQKPELSHIQTRNQHLETNGFMLGWQDLQESQFFDDSSVLVPLALTSRGLSILQSEQENASCDSPTLTTNSERSEITEASSEFNFVGRQPQLVRGQQQGIPQIHSMQQSGYNDMQMLQQHLMFKKLQELQRQQQLQQFGDARQHNAVNQLSAINKQTSGVQFSPLINGTPVNDTPQMFMNWVQRGGSLGGQNVSNRVIFSQEQGQTLSSMGLAPQQFDASLYGTPVASGRGTMNQYSHLPVMSHDSENLLAKANDQMQKPAMQPSAFNNSFVGAHCTTASPDQVCSPQGAFVSQQGFQGKNVFGQVITQGSNCGSTLGNLQQGDTLQTNTSPQELSGKQDQAGWPGIFQQKTMQHGPSQGLVPLDPMEEKILFDMDDSTWDSSMGKQSDIGAGGFGNAFESSFPSLQSGSWSALMQSAVAEASSSDTGQQEEWSGLTFQNTELSTGNQPSNIVDNENQGSWADNNLQSVSSLSSKPFPMLNDSSVSSSFPGFPQPGIQFTPEHREGFHQDESHESIQKSPKSSSEWLDRNSQQVQPHMRLDNTWTSQSSKPEGDINEGMYNRNSENHMWNRDGDSRVTSFSRSTGQLEQVHFGSENILRNRENSNIFNFHSLQNSHMTNVHQETSHQVQDNNKLDYGKHFISSNKEDNEGIGEKHHQMSNSSHVMQNSYGREGGTYEQQQNCYQRDNSYGRKSEDSSGMRLTAQTSQNILHLLSRVDQLKENSSIAQFGHPGFNPLSEGMIHPASNPNQMQMDSNLRGKNQTWSTLSPSQPLPQSHESSPRSRWDDKFGIGGQSSSPTSYKHGNSIAESTSSPTFSRNQLQTQHLFNVPGPSNQTTLPGSSAKHAPSNLALSQDTSQQIFVNSGGQQFPVLEAVPVSQPPFMSGMPARGGVSVKPQSLWTNNQSQQHLSGMETTSLASKELNGLNTQDSGYRSSEFGHSHTSLQGFNSAQEKQEEERMFDASQTGDLGGIHHSDSNGLAPSARNLGFLGHALKHSHGFRHDHSRLHQVQGTKNEEADPSRRDLDVQQVTAMAGQQSIYGHNKDGELNSPSAHKLSPLGNSNATNFLTDAREGLSVKTSSESAFQAQGMVAFGESDSQSPSIGNDVLPNYAETSQPNLSMASNWFKQYGTFRNGQMQPTYDARLARSSAGQTSLVKPSQSLNIHSSVEQIDASEANRVWPSTATNLVTSEPFVAPYVLPSEVIDETMAIVRPKKRKIETSELLPWHKVTEGSKRVQDVSLAEQEWALSCNRLTEKVGHEFEMIEDGRPILRSKRRLIFTTQFLQQLLGPAPASILSADAALYYDSVTYFVAKLSLGDACTLTCSSSTDAPLNDSNTIGEKPKVSENTEMQYLSKAVEDFTNRSKKLENDLLRLDKVSILDLRLECQELERFSVINRFARFHIPQTATSGTTSSSGTVPTAPKPFPQRYVTGQPLPRHLPEGVHCLSL, from the exons ATGCCTGGTAACGAAATTGAAGGCAGGATCCACAATTTTTATGAACAAGACAACTATTCCCGTCAATCTCAAGTTGCAGACAATAATTGGCCTGTTGATATTTATAATCAATGGCATGGAAAACAAAGAGAGACAAGTAATGTGCAACAACTAG ATTTTGGGAGAGGACGGGGCGGTGAGTCTTTGAGTTTTGATAAAACATATAAACAGTTGGCTCAGAAACCGGAATTGTCCCATATTCAAACTAGAAACCAACATCTGGAGACGAATGGGTTTATGCTTGGATGGCAGGATTTGCAGGAAAGCCAGTTTTTCGATGATAGCTCAGTTTTGGTTCCACTTGCTTTAACTTCGAGAGGCTTATCTATCCTTCAATCAGAGCAAGAAAATGCATCGTGCGATAGTCCCACTTTGACAACCAATTCAGAAAGGTCTGAAATTACTGAAGCTTCCAGTGAGTTTAACTTTGTTGGAAGGCAGCCACAACTTGTGAGGGGACAACAACAAGGCATTCCACAGATTCACTCGATGCAGCAGTCTGGGTACAATGACATGCAGATGTTGCAGCAGCACCTGATGTTTAAGAAACTGCAAGAACTTCAGAGGCAGCAGCAACTACAACAGTTCGGTGATGCAAGGCAACATAATGCAGTAAATCAGCTCTCTGCAATTAATAAGCAGACTTCAGGGGTTCAGTTTTCACCTCTAATCAATGGAACACCCGTTAATGATACGCCACAAATGTTTATGAACTGGGTGCAGAGGGGTGGATCTCTGGGAGGACAAAATGTTTCTAATAGAGTTATTTTTTCTCAAGAGCAAGGTCAAACTTTGAGCTCAATGGGTCTTGCTCCTCAGCAGTTTGATGCATCTTTATATGGTACTCCTGTTGCTAGTGGAAGAGGGACTATGAATCAGTATTCCCATCTTCCGGTGATGTCTCATGATTCTGAAAATTTGTTGGCCAAGGCTAATGATCAAATGCAGAAGCCTGCTATGCAGCCATCAGCCTTCAATAACTCATTTGTAGGTGCTCATTGTACGACTGCTTCTCCGGACCAGGTTTGCTCACCTCAAGGGGCGTTTGTATCCCAACAAGGCTTTCAGGGAAAAAATGTATTTGGACAAGTTATTACTCAAGGTTCAAATTGTGGATCCACATTGGGTAACCTCCAACAAGGGGATACCTTGCAAACAAATACATCACCACAGGAGCTCAGTGGAAAGCAAGATCAAGCTGGCTGGCCGGGAATCTTCCAGCAAAAAACAATGCAGCATGGCCCTTCCCAGGGTTTGGTTCCCCTTGATCCAATGGAAGAGAAGATTTTGTTTGACATGGATGATAGTACTTGGGATTCGTCTATGGGAAAGCAGAGTGATATTGGGGCTGGAGGCTTTGGAAATGCATTCGAAAGTTCATTTCCTTCTCTCCAAAGTGGAAGCTGGAGCGCGCTTATGCAGTCTGCTGTAGCAGAAGCTTCTAGTAGTGATACCGGCCAACAGGAGGAGTGGAGTGGATTGACTTTTCAGAATACCGAGCTGTCAACTGGTAATCAGCCTTCAAACATCGTGGACAATGAGAACCAAGGAAGTTGGGCTGATAACAATCTGCAGAGTGTCTCTTCCTTAAGTTCAAAACCTTTTCCCATGCTTAATGACTCAAGTGTTAGTTCTAGCTTCCCTGGCTTTCCACAGCCAGGCATccaattcacacctgagcatcGAGAAGGGTTTCACCAGGATGAATCTCATGAATCCATTCAGAAGTCTCCCAAAAGTTCTAGCGAGTGGTTGGATCGTAACTCTCAACAGGTTCAGCCACATATGCGTTTGGACAACACATGGACCAGTCAAAGCAGTAAACCAGAAG GTGATATTAACGAAGGCATGTACAATAGGAACTCTGAGAACCATATGTGGAATAGGGATGGTGATTCCAGGGTAACTTCATTTTCCAGATCAACTGGACAATTGGAGCAAGTACATTTTGGTTCAGAGAATATTCTTAGGAACAGAGAAAATTCCAATATTTTTAACTTTCATTCCCTGCAAAATTCACACATGACTAATGTCCATCAGGAAACCAGTCACCAAGTCCAAGATAATAATAAGCTTGATTACGGGAAACATTTTATATCTAGCAACAAGGAGGATAATGAGGGCATTGGAGAAAAACATCATCAAATGAGTAACAGCTCTCATGTTATGCAAAACTCTTATGGGAGGGAAGGTGGAACATATGAGCAGCAGCAAAATTGCTACCAGAGGGACAACTCGTATGGCCGGAAATCAGAGGATTCTAGCGGCATGCGTTTGACTGCACAAACAAG TCAAAATATACTTCATCTTCTTAGCAGGGTTGATCAGTTGAAGGAGAATAGTTCTATCGCACAGTTTGGCCATCCTGGATTTAACCCACTATCTGAG GGTATGATCCATCCAGCTAGTAATCCAAATCAAATGCAAATGGATTCTAATTTAAGAGGGAAAAATCAGACCTGGTCCACTCTGTCCCCTTCTCAACCTTTGCCCCAATCACATGAATCATCACCGAGATCCCGTTGGGATGATAAATTTGGTATCGGGGGACAATCGAGCAGCCCTACGTCTTATAAGCATGGAAACTCTATTGCAGAAAGCACATCCAGTCCTACATTTTCAAGGAATCAGCTTCAAACACAACATCTGTTTAATGTACCTGGTCCATCTAATCAAACAACATTACCTGGTTCTTCTGCAAAGCATGCACCTTCCAACCTTGCTCTATCTCAAGATACTTCTCAGCAAATTTTTGTCAACTCTGGTGGTCAACAATTCCCTGTTCTTGAAGCTGTTCCAGTTTCTCAGCCTCCTTTTATGTCAGGCATGCCTGCACGGGGTGGAGTATCAGTGAAGCCGCAGAGTTTGTGGACAAATAACCAAAGCCAGCAACATCTTTCTGGCATGGAAACTACTTCGTTGGCTTCAAAGGAGCTAAATGGTCTAAATACCCAGGACAGTGGATATAGGTCATCTGAATTTGGCCATTCCCATACGAGTTTACAAGGATTCAATTCTGCACAAGAGAAACAGGAGGAAGAGAGGATGTTTGATGCTTCACAGACAGGG GATCTTGGTGGAATACATCATAGTGACAGCAATGGCCTGGCTCCCTCTGCAAGAAATCTTGGATTTCTTGGCCATGCTTTAAAACATTCACATGGATTTCGTCATGACCACTCCCGGCTGCACCAAGTGCAGGGTACGAAGAATGAAGAGGCTGATCCAAGTAGGAGGGATCTGGATGTACAACAGGTAACTGCTATGGCAGGACAGCAGTCAATTTATGGTCATAACAAGGATGGTGAACTGAATTCTCCATCAGCTCACAAGTTATCGCCACTTGGAAATTCCAACGCAACAAATTTCCTGACGGATGCAAGAGAAGGTCTAAGTGTAAAAACTTCTTCAGAATCTGCCTTCCAAGCCCAAGGCATGGTTGCATTTGGTGAAAGTGATTCTCAGAGTCCATCTATTGGCAATGATGTGTTACCTAATTATGCTGAAACTTCTCAGCCCAATCTAAGCATGGCATCGAACTGGTTTAAACAGTATGGGACCTTCAGAAATGGGCAGATGCAACCAACGTATGATGCAAGGCTTGCTAGGTCTTCTGCAGGGCAGACCTCGCTTGTGAAGCCTTCGCAAAGCCTAAACATACATTCTTCTGTGGAACAGATAGATGCTTCTGAGGCTAACAGAGTATGGCCAAGTACAGCTACCAATTTGGTAACAAGCGAACCCTTTGTAGCCCCTTATGTGTTACCTTCAGAAGTCATTGATGAAACTATGGCGATCGTGAGACCAAAGAAACGCAAAATTGAAACATCAGAGCTTCTACCATGGCACAAAGTGACAGAAGGTTCCAAAAGGGTTCAAGATGTCAG TCTGGCAGAGCAAGAATGGGCCTTGTCATGCAATCGGCTGACTGAGAAA GTTGGACATGAGTTTGAAATGATTGAAGATGGACGTCCAATCCTTCGATCTAAGAGAAGGCTTATCTTCACAACACAGTTTCTGCAGCAATTGCTCGGCCCTGCACCAGCATCCATTCTCTCAGCAGACGCTGCTTTGTACTATGATAGTGTGACATATTTTGTTGCTAAATTATCATTAGGGGATGCGTGCACCCTGACCTGCAGCAGCAGTACTGATGCGCCACTGAACGACAGTAATAC GATTGGGGAAAAGCCTAAAGTTTCTGAAAATACTGAAATGCAGTATTTATCAAAAGCTGTGGAAGATTTCACTAATAGATCGAAGAAGCTGGAAAATGACCTACTGAG GTTAGACAAGGTTTCAATTTTAGACTTAAGACTAGAATGCCAGGAGTTGGAAAGATTTTCGGTCATCAACCGGTTTGCCAGGTTCCATATCCCCCAAACAGCTACGTCTGGGACCACTTCTTCATCCGGTACAGTTCCAACTGCACCAAAACCATTCCCCCAACGATATGTCACTGGACAGCCGCTGCCAAGACATCTACCAGAGGGTGTTCATTGTCTGTCACTATGA